In the genome of Montipora foliosa isolate CH-2021 chromosome 3, ASM3666993v2, whole genome shotgun sequence, one region contains:
- the LOC137994377 gene encoding uncharacterized protein, whose product MRRALSERPVKGTSASVCVVDETKKTLDVNKIEGFSKLHNIQFEEKGICVWRSYGVGRGKEILFEELVSLSQENTGLVVSEECFDCRETRVYKCKDTTTESSVSSDSEIDMFECSEPGCIMSFRTFSELESHLDIGDHCVIEERQSETLYDKLRRDWVDMFTTSVNITKDATCTPGSQQNVSSSPPSDQAVRMGWALP is encoded by the coding sequence ATGAGAAGGGCGCTTTCAGAGAGACCAGTAAAAGGTACATCCGCAAGTGTTTGCGTAGTTGACGAGACCAAGAAGACATTAGACGTAAACAAGATAGAAGGATTCAGCAAGCTACACAACATCCAGTTTGAAGAAAAGGGCATTTGTGTCTGGAGGTCTTACGGAGTGGGCCGCGGTAAGGAGATTCTTTTTGAAGAACTTGTTTCACTGAGCCAAGAGAACACTGGCCTCGTTGTAAGTGAAGAGTGCTTCGACTGTAGAGAAACACGTGTATATAAATGCAAAGACACCACTACCGAAAGCTCAGTTTCGTCCGATTCGGAAATAGATATGTTTGAATGCTCGGAGCCCGGATGTATTATGAGTTTCCGTACCTTTTCAGAGCTCGAGTCACATTTGGACATCGGAGACCATTGTGTGATAGAGGAGAGGCAGTCTGAAACCCTCTATGACAAGCTTCGTAGAGATTGGGTAGACATGTTCACTACGTCAGTGAACATAACTAAAGATGCGACATGTACACCTGGTTCACAGCAGAATGTGAGCTCGTCGCCGCCATCAGACCAAGCTGTCAGAATGGGCTGGGCCTTACCCTAG